The Candidatus Latescibacter sp. nucleotide sequence ACGTCATGTGCTGCGCCAATCCCCTCTTCGCCTGCACATTCGTTATCCCGCTCGTCAACGTCGTCTTCCCATGATCGATGTGGCCTATCGTCCCTACATTCACGTGCGGCTTCGTCCGCGCAAATTTCTCCTTCGCCATGTGGATTCCTCCTTTATTCAACAATATAGCATGTATTTATTGACAATATTTCATGTGATAGCGGAAGTAGATCCTGAAACAAGTTCAGGATGACACGTGTCATGCCGAACTTGTTGCCGCTTCGCGGGAACGATGAAACCGTTGCCGTTTCCCGGGAACGGTGAAACCGTTGCTGTTTCTCGGGAACGGTGAAACCGTTTAGGCATCTATACATACAGACGCCCTGCATCAGTACCTATCATACTTCCTGATACTTCCCTCCGAACTGCGCTACCAGTTCTCTGGCCAGGTTAGGGGAAACAGGGATATACGAATGAAATTCCATGGTATATATCGCCCGCCCCTGGCTCATCGAACGCAGCCGGGTGGAATACCCGAACATCTCGGAGAGAGGCACCAGCCCCCGGATTATCTGAGCGTCCGGACGGTT carries:
- a CDS encoding GTP-binding protein, which gives rise to MAKEKFARTKPHVNVGTIGHIDHGKTTLTSGITNVQAKRGLAQHMT